AACACATCACCATCAGAAAGGGGATATTTATGGATTTACATCACTGCCGCGTTTTGCCACGCTTACGCAGGGAGGCACGGCCGGCCAGCTGCACGTTGGGGTGGACGTGTTGGTGTCGGGGGCTTACCTGGAAAGTCCCTTCCTCAGAGGGTCGCAGTGATTCCCACTCTGGAGAGTCCAGGAACTGGTAGGGGAAGACGTAGTGGAGAAACTGCCCGTCCTGGCTCACTCGGACCCTGCCGAGAGGACAGGAGAGATACGCAGGCTTAGACCACAGAGCAGGCACCCCATGAACATGACCACACCGTGTGCAGGAGCCAGTCCCACCAGCAAGGAGAGGCTTTCTCCCTGCCACACACGTCCCCGGTCCCCTCTGGGACAGCTGAAAGTGCTCCAGTTTCTGGGACTCAACCCCTTTGCTCCACGGAAATGAGATTCACTGCCCTGTAATCTGCCTGGTTTGTTGCGTGCTACGCAGCCAGCCCCCACAGGTGCGATGCTTGGTCCCAAACCAGGACTTCTTAGCCTGtgaggctgctgcttttcaagTACCTCTCAGCCTGACTGTGGCTCTTTCTGCTggcattttcctcctttcctcagaGCTGCATGAGGGCAATCCCCACCTCTAGGCTGGGATGCCGCAGAACCCTTCCCCCAAATCCCACTGGCCGTTGTTCCTGCACACCACGCTGCAAGCCCATAGTTTGCTGCACATTATCATTCAACTTCTCCTGGCCTCTTTGCCTTCTAAGCACGACTTTCTCCTATTTTTGCTACAACCGCCTAACAATGCCAAGATCGAACCCCCACCCAGCCCCACTGCATAGCAGAGAGGAACCGCACAGCCCCAGGCAGCGGCAGGGCACACTGAAGCTCTATTCTTAGCTCTGTGCCACCACATCGCTGCATGATTTGGGGCCTCTTCCCTCCTGTCACCACGTTCCTCAGTTGCACGATGCTCACAGGCAATTCCAGCTTTCAGGAGGCACAGGGCTTGGGTCACTGGTGACTGCCAGCCAGCTAGATGTGGTGCCTGGACAGGTCAGGGACTGCAAGACTTTGTGATTCAGGCACATCCTGCCCTCCCAAGCCCACCTTACCTTGCTATTGCTCAGCTCAAGAGCAACAAAGCTCTGCAGGGTCAGCAAGGGCCTCACAAGGAAACAGAGTGGGTACCAAGAAATGCAAATCCAATCCCATCTCCATGGATTTTATTTACAGACTTGGTGCACTTCAGTGCAGGCTGCTCAGCACGGGGGTTTGGTAAAGGGAAAGGCACGTAAAGGAAATACACGTACCCAGTTTCCTCCCAGTGCTTTGACATTCAGCACTGGTCATTGTTACCATGATATCCTTAACACATCCcaaaaaaaaggacaaacacCGAAAAAGCAAGTacaacttttcttcttcatgcaCCCCCTCACCTCATACCAGAGAGGACGGACCACTGCAATAAACTATGAGCTCCAGGTGATGCTGGGCTCATCTTCCCAAAGGAAAATTCTTGTGAGACACTCACAGCTCAGCACTGCTCCCACTTGCAggtctctttcccttcccactctCACCTGACATTAATGCCACGTGcctgacagcagctgggaagataATATTGCTACTATATTCTGCATTTGGATTTTGCAAACTGGAAAAGAGGCATAGAGGCATGCCACAGGCTCTCAGGTGAACAAATGCCAGTACTTCATCGGCACAGTTCAGTCAATAACCAAAAAGAATCAAAAGGATGTGACTTGCAGGCAGTCAGCTGCAACCATCCCCAGGTCCCTGTGGTCCTCCTTGATGGTCTGGGGGAAGGAACAGCATGAAAGCATAAGAGCACAAGAAAGGAATGAAGCCTGATGAGGCGGTGTCCAGTAGAGGGGTGTACTCACTCTTTGATGAAATGACCTCAAAGTGAAAAAATTCAGAGCCCTGATGGTTCAGGTGTTGGGAACAGGGAGCAGAGCCTCTGCCTTagtgctgctggccagggcGAGCAGGTGAACCAAAGACTGCTGCTCAGTGTATTTGGCCACCCACATCACAGAGGTGTGTCTGGTACCCACAGAGGCCACAGGTTCAGACatctccttcctgccctcagAAACACTCTCTCTCAGCCTTTAGGCTCCAGGTCTGCTCCCgttagaaataaaatcacagagtAAGAGGTGAGGACCCCCCCAGCATTATCACAAGCGAGGCTGAGCTGGCAGCTCCACTACATATTGTTTGATGCTGCAAACCAttccctgaaatattttaatttatattagggaaaaaaaataaaagccaaaccccaaaagcaaattaaaaacaagcaaacaacaaaaccaaaacacagatGCATACTGCAGGGCCCTttcagaggaagggaaggatcaCCACCCTAATTTCTGCAGAGGGGCAGAACCACAAGAAGAAGCCACAGCACTTTTCTGCCAGACTTTGCTCAGAAATGTGAGGGTCCTTACctgccagagagcagcagcGAGAGGCGGTCAATGGGCGTCTTGCCCTCCACCGCGTAGTTCTGGTCTCGGGCTAGCGGCTGCACTTGCTCCTCACAGCATTTCACAATTTCCCTGTAGACCTCCAGGGGCACCTGCAAGGGCAGGTACATGGTCTTGTAGAGAAGGTCAAACTCTTCGGGGATGGTGTCCTTGCGGAGCCGGTAAGCCAGGtgagccagctgcagcaggcagacgAAGACGAGCAGCATGTTCCAGACGAAGACGTCCAGCCCGCAGGCGCTCAGCCAGCCCCACAGGGCATAGCAGAAGTAGCCTGGGGCCAGGAGGCCGAAGATGTAGAGGGACCCAAAGATGCCGCTGCCCCCCATGTAGCCCAGGAGGACGATGCAGCTGGCCAGCTGGTAGGCTGCTCCCTCCATGTGCTCCTTCCAGGCATCGCACGCAGGAGGCTGGAGGACAGCCTGGTCCCAAGAGGGGCTGCTGGCGCTCAtcctgccccgctgcccacccTCCCTGGCCTCCTGGCGTTAAAAAACTATTGTCATACGTAAAGAGGTCTGAaaccagagctgctggggggctgttcctcctcctcctcagtgcCGGCGGGTCCCACGGCAGCACGCTTCAGAGCAACATGCTAAAGCACTGCCGGACGTTTTCGCGCCTAGAAAATCCCAAAAGcgtttgtttttctctcttcgTGGCCCACAGATCAGGCCGGCCCCCTCCCTAGCCGCACCAGAGGGAAACGGAGCTGGCAAACAGGAGGCCGAAAGAGTTCAGTcgaagagaaagcagaggccATTAGCTGGAATACTCCGGGACCGGACGGAGATCTGGTTGCACTGCCCCTCTCGCCAGCCCTCTGGCAGTGAAAATAGAGCCCGTGAGAGAGCTGCGGGGAGGGGAGCGTAGGGCGCCCGGGTTGGATTCGGTATGTCTATCTCTTGGCAGCCGCGAGGAGAGGGACCCCAGAGGGATAACCATGTTTGGAATTGAAATCCAAGGAGCAAAAGCAGCGAGGGGAACGGAGAGCAGGCACGCACCCGCCACTTAACATAACTCAGGCACCCAGATAAGCCGGGCAGTGCGAGGAGAGGGAAAACAACCAGCTTTATCACTGCAAACTCCAGCCGCACGCGGGGCTCAGCGCTGCTCTGCACTCTCCTGGAAGGGATTGACGGTCACGCAGcacaaaaaaggagaa
This genomic window from Cygnus olor isolate bCygOlo1 chromosome 1, bCygOlo1.pri.v2, whole genome shotgun sequence contains:
- the POPDC2 gene encoding popeye domain-containing protein 2 isoform X1, which produces MSASSPSWDQAVLQPPACDAWKEHMEGAAYQLASCIVLLGYMGGSGIFGSLYIFGLLAPGYFCYALWGWLSACGLDVFVWNMLLVFVCLLQLAHLAYRLRKDTIPEEFDLLYKTMYLPLQVPLEVYREIVKCCEEQVQPLARDQNYAVEGKTPIDRLSLLLSGRVRVSQDGQFLHYVFPYQFLDSPEWESLRPSEEGTFQVTLTAETDCSYVTWPRRRLYLLLRKDRYVARLFSSHLGYDISEKLYSLNEKLFAKFGLRFDIRLPSLYHVLGPASSEGEPEEAEELQPMPPPAHGPAGASEAPPQPPPPPPPPAPRPRASRPESDLLASGNLQSYPNPLCKGRAPLAPTQTPEL
- the POPDC2 gene encoding popeye domain-containing protein 2 isoform X2, which codes for MSASSPSWDQAVLQPPACDAWKEHMEGAAYQLASCIVLLGYMGGSGIFGSLYIFGLLAPGYFCYALWGWLSACGLDVFVWNMLLVFVCLLQLAHLAYRLRKDTIPEEFDLLYKTMYLPLQVPLEVYREIVKCCEEQVQPLARDQNYAVEGKTPIDRLSLLLSGRVRVSQDGQFLHYVFPYQFLDSPEWESLRPSEEGTFQVTLTAETDCSYVTWPRRRLYLLLRKDRYVARLFSSHLGYDISEKLYSLNEKLFAKFGLRFDIRLPSLYHVLGPASSEGEPEEAEELQPMPPPAHGPAGASEAPPQPPPPPPPPAPRPRASRPESDLLGEDSTSLVLEDFAELPGSFMDYVSEGEYMK